From Deinococcus misasensis DSM 22328, one genomic window encodes:
- the gmd gene encoding GDP-mannose 4,6-dehydratase: MKRIALITGITGQDGSYLTELLLAKGYEVHGIIRRASTFNTDRIDHLYDDPHDPEARMFLHYGDLSDSSGLRILLERIEPDEVYNLGAQSHVKVSFDQMEYTADVTGLGALRLLEAIRDYNNRTGKKVRYYQASSSEMFGAAKPPQGLHTPFHPRSPYAVAKVYAFWQTVNHRESYDLFACNGILFNHESPRRGETFVTRKITRAVGRIKMGLQKKLYLGNLEAKRDWGHARDYVEAMWLMLQQDTPRDHVIATGEAYSVREFAEHAFGLVGLRYQDHVEVDPRYFRPAEVDYLLGDARETMEQLNWKPRTSFAELVREMVESDLELARQERTLMQAGHQVALKGVGNA, from the coding sequence ATGAAACGCATTGCTCTGATCACTGGCATCACCGGACAGGACGGCTCTTACCTCACCGAATTGTTGCTGGCCAAAGGGTATGAGGTGCACGGCATCATCCGTCGGGCCAGCACCTTCAACACCGACCGCATTGACCACCTCTACGACGATCCCCACGATCCAGAGGCCAGAATGTTCCTGCATTATGGGGACCTGTCGGATTCCAGTGGACTGCGCATCTTGCTGGAACGCATCGAACCGGACGAGGTGTATAACCTCGGAGCCCAGTCCCATGTGAAGGTCTCTTTTGACCAGATGGAATACACCGCCGATGTGACAGGTCTGGGGGCACTGCGTTTGCTGGAAGCCATCCGGGATTACAACAACCGCACCGGCAAAAAGGTGCGTTACTATCAGGCGTCCAGTTCGGAGATGTTTGGTGCAGCCAAACCCCCTCAGGGCCTTCACACCCCTTTTCATCCCCGCAGTCCTTATGCGGTGGCCAAAGTGTATGCCTTCTGGCAGACCGTGAACCACCGGGAATCGTACGACCTGTTCGCCTGCAACGGCATCCTGTTCAACCATGAAAGCCCGAGGCGCGGTGAGACTTTCGTGACCCGCAAAATCACCCGGGCGGTGGGGCGCATCAAAATGGGCCTGCAAAAGAAACTCTACCTGGGGAATCTGGAGGCCAAACGGGACTGGGGACATGCCCGGGATTATGTGGAGGCCATGTGGTTGATGCTGCAACAAGACACCCCCCGTGACCATGTGATTGCCACAGGTGAGGCGTACTCGGTGCGGGAATTCGCAGAGCACGCGTTTGGTCTGGTTGGCTTGCGGTATCAGGACCATGTGGAGGTGGACCCCCGCTATTTCCGCCCTGCCGAAGTGGATTACCTGCTCGGGGATGCCCGAGAGACCATGGAACAGCTCAACTGGAAGCCCCGGACCTCTTTCGCTGAACTGGTGCGCGAGATGGTGGAGAGCGATCTGGAACTGGCCCGTCAGGAGAGAACCCTCATGCAGGCCGGTCATCAGGTGGCCCTCAAAGGGGTGGGGAACGCATGA